The Psychrobacillus sp. FSL K6-2836 nucleotide sequence AAAAGAGGAGCCCTTTTCAAGATTTATCGAAATAGTGACAAATCCTTCGTCCGTTGCTGGCAAAAATTCTGTTCCAACGCGGAACAAACCGATTACAGAAACAATCAACAAAATACCAGTAATCATTAGTATCATTGCACGATGACCTAATGTCCACTTAATCGATCGTTCAAAATTATTATACGCTTTCGATCTTCTTCGTTTAGCTTCTAGATCTCCTTTTGGCTTTTTCAGTAGCTTACTTGCCATCATTGGAATAACAGTAATAGCAACTACCAATGACGCAATCAAACTAAATGAAATCGTAAGTGCAAATTCGGTGAATATCTGCCCTATTAAACCAGAGAGAAACAGAACAGGCACAAAAACAGCTATTGTAGTCAAAGTAGAGGCCGTAATTGCACCAGCTACCTCCTTCGTACCAATACTTGCTGCTTCTTTAGGTGTCTTTCCTAATCCTAAATGCCTCTCTATATTCTCTATAACAACGATGGAGTTATCAACAAGCATCCCAATGCCAAGTGCTAGTGCCCCTAACGTCATAATATTTAACGAAAACCCAGCAAAATACATAAGAACAAACGTTACAATAACAGAATAAGGGATCGCCACACCAACAATAATTGGGCTTCTTATGCCTTTTAAGAATATAAACAAAATAATCATGGCCAATAATCCACCCGTAATTAGGGTAGTTCCTATATTATTTATGGCAACTTTTACATAGTCCCCTTGATCAAAAAGTATATTTGCGTTGACATCCTGAAACGTTTCTTTTTCCAGTTGCTTATCTAATGCTTTTTGAAAAGCTGTAGAGACATTCGCTGTATTGGCATTAGATTCTTGGAAAACGGATAGTAAAACAGCCGGTTCATCATTCGCTCTAGTTTCAGAAAATTGTTCTTGCTTCGTTAAATCGACAGTAGCCACATCTGCAATTGTGACAGTAGTTCCATCCAACGGATTAACTGTCACTACCAATTTTTTTATATCTTCGACAGATGTTAAAATGCTAATTATTCTAGTAGTTAGTGATTTATCTTCATCTGTTTCAATGGGATTGCCTGGGAGGGAAATATTATTCGCTTGAATGACTTGTACAATATCCGTTTGTGTAAGTCCTTTGCTTTTTAATTTCTCTTGGTCCAGTAAAATCTGTACTTCTTCAACTAAAGAACCAGAGATATTAACACTTGCAACTCCCTCTGTCCTTAACAATTCTTTCTCTAATTGCTTTGCTATCAGCTGAATATCGTTGTTTGAATTCTTCGTGTTCAATGATAGCTGGATAACTGGGAATTGTGCAGGATCAAACTTCAGAAATCTTGGTTTATCTGCCCCTTCAGGAAGAGGTGTAATATCGATGCGTTGCATGACATCTAACTGAATCGCATCCATATCCGTCGACCAATCGAATTCTAATAAAATGAAATTAGCCCCTTCTTGAGAGGTACTGTTAACAGATTTAATACCTGGTAATGTGCTAAGTGAAGCTTCTAAAGGCTTCGTAATTTTCTCATCAACCTCAACAGGACTTGCACCTTGATAATTTGTGACAACGACTGCAATAGGAGGATTTAAATCAGGTATTAAGGTAACAGGTATTTTAAAAAATGAAACCCCACCTAGAATTATGATTAAGAACATAATAACAGTTGTAAATACGGGTCTTTTTATGGAAAAGTCACTAATTTTCATTTAGGGGGACCACCTTCTTATTTGCTCTTTCTATCATATGCCCTACAGAAGAAGAGTTCAAATTAATTATTGCTAAAAAGTGAAAGGTAATACAGGATTTTGGGTGAGGGATTTGCGATTCAGAGTATGGGACTTGCGATTTGGTATGAAACCTAGAAATGCTGTTGATTTCCGCTCCGGGCGGACGCTCACCCCCGGCATGGCTTCAGCCGCTTCCCTTGCTCAGTCCAGGGTCTTCAGCTCATGCATTCCGGCAGGAGTCGTCACCCTGCGCTCCAATCAACAATGTCCACTTTTAATAAACAAGTTGGAATGGATACTAGTACAAAGAAATTTTACTGTGTTCATCTACGAGTGGATAATCGCATTTCTAATTTAAAAGCGATCACAGATGATTTTTTCTCTAAATAAAATTTGACCAATATTATCATCTTAGCGATACACTTTGTCAAATCTTATGATGAAGTACTAGACACTAATTGATTGTAGTTGAATGTGGCGACTCCAGCGGGATAAGCGGAAAGCGTCCACAAGAAACGGAAATTACAGGATTATTCGTTCTTTAAAACCTAGCGAATCCAGTGTTCACGGGACATTTTTATATACTTTCTTTTTAAAAATGACCACCTTTTAATAGGTGGTCTTCTGCATTAAAGTAAATTATAAAGCTTAATATGCTCGTATTTGTCCTGGAACCAACGAGTGGCGAACTCATTTTCAAATAAGAATACATAATTGTCATAACGATCTCTTACAAGCATAGAACGCGGACCTGTCATCGATTCCTTCACTTCTTCTTCGTTCTCAATCCATCGAGCTACTTTAGATCCGATAGGTTCCATTCGGACCTCCACATTATATTCATTATTCATACGATGCTCAAACACTTCAAATTGAAGCTGTCCAACAGCACCTAAAATAATTTCCTCCGTGTGAAGTGTTTTATAGTACTGAATAGCTCCTTCTTGCACTAATTGTAAAATTCCCTTGTGGAAATGCTTCGACTTCAGCACGTTTTTAGCAGTAACTTTAACAAATAGCTCAGGTGTAAATTGTGGAAGCTTTTCATAAGTAAAAGCTTTCTTACCCCCGACAACCGTGTCTCCTATTTGATAATTCCCTACATCGTAAAGTCCGATAATATCTCCTGCAACTGCCGTTTCTACTGTTTCACGATCATCGGCTAAGAATTGTGTTGACTGCGTCACTTTAAACGTTTTTCCTGTACGAGCCAAAGTAACCGTCATACCTCTCTCAAACCTACCGGAAACGATACGAACAAATGCAATACGGTCACGGTGAGCTGGATTCATATTCGCTTGAATTTTAAAGATAAAACCAGAGAAGTCTTCGTTTAACGGATTTATTTCTTCTTCCTTTTCTGTCACGCGAGGCTGAGGAGTAGGTGCAAACTGTAAATACGTTTCTAAAAATGTTTGGACCCCGAAATTAGTTAATGCACTACCGAAGAATACTGGAGTCAAATCGCCAGACAATACTTTTTCCTTATCAAAATCATTCCCAGCTTCGTTTAGCAACATAATATCTTCTATTGCCTGTGTGTAGTAGGAAGTTTTTTTCATCGAATGATCTACTGCAAGTTCTCCCTCATCGTCTAAAGGAAGAAATCTCTCCGATTCTTCTGTACGGAATTGCTCAATTCGTCCATTATAACGATCATAGATACCTAAGAACTCTTTACCCATACCAATTGGCCAGTTCATTGCATAAGATTGAATACCGAGAACCTCTTCTAGCTCTTCCATTAGTTCAAGTGGTTCTTTCCCTTGACGGTCAAGCTTGTTTATAAAAGTAAAAATAGGAATGCCTCTCATACGACAAACTTTAAATAGTTTCAACGTTTGCGCTTCAATACCTTTTGCAGCGTCGACAATCATAACTGCACTATCAACTGCCATCAATGTACGATACGTATCCTCACTAAAATCCTGATGTCCAGGTGTATCCAATATATTTATACGACAATTATTATAGTCAAATTGCATAACGGAGGAAGTTACCGAAATTCCACGTTGCTTTTCAATTTCCATCCAGTCTGATGTTGCAAATTTCCCTGATTTTTTTCCTTTAACTGTACCTGCATCACGAATAGCTCCACCAAAATATAAAAGCTTTTCCGTAATAGTTGTTTTACCAGCATCCGGGTGGGAAATAATTGCAAAAGTTCTTCGCTTTAATATTTCATCTTGTAATTTTATATCCATTCTGTTATATCTCCTTCTTATTCACTTACTAATCATATGGATTTAGAGACAAAAAAACAAGTAAAAAAAGCACAAATACATAAGTTTACCCCGAAAAATGTTGGAAGAACGTAGCTACACCATACTTTTCTATTTTCCGACATTCAATCCTATCTTCTTAGTGATACGTGGGTGATGGTTCATCGCTTCCCCTCCTAAAACGCGTCCACCCGAAACGGGAATCAGCAGTACTCACTTTACTAAAGTCCCACGTAACCAGTGTTTACTGAATATTTTTATTTTATTTCATTAAAAAAAAGAATCGGTTTTACCCGATTCTTAAGACATTTTTGCAAATACATAACTATACAAAAGTTTAGCTGTGTTTTCCAACGAATCAATATGTGTACGTTCATATGCGTGAGAGGCTTCAATTCCTGGTCCCAATAGAGCATGCTTCACATCATACCCAGCACGAATAGCTGCGGAAGCATCTGATCCATAGTAAGGATAAATATCTAATTTATATTCGATATTTTCTTTTTTGGCTAACTCTACTAATTGGCGAGTTAATTCATAATGGTAGGGTCCAGAAGAATCTTTTGCACAAATAGACACTGTATACTCATCCGACGATTGTCCGTCTCCAATAGCACCCATATCAACAGCCAAATATTCTACTGTTTCAGCAGGTACGTTGGAATTACCCCCATATCCAATCTCCTCATTATTGGAAATATAGAAATGTGTTGTATGTGGTAAAGTCACATTAGTATCTTGAATTGTTTTGATTAATTGAAGTAGTAATGCTGTACTCGCTTTATCATCAAGATGACGGGATTTGATAAAACCAGTTTCAGTTTCTTCAAATCGAGGATCGAATGACACAAAATCTCCCACCTCTACACCTAACTTGCGTGTATCTTCTGCAGTTAATACTTTTTCATCTATACGGACTTCGATATTTTGTTCATCACGAGGTAAACCACTAGCGTTTTTATATACATGCACAGTTGTTTGATGCATTAAAATAGTACCTCTAATTTTTTTGCCATCCGCTGTATGAATAGTACAATATTCACCTTCAACAGCATTCCAATTAAAGCCTCCTACCATAGTAAGCTTTAATCTACCGCTTCCTTTAACTTCTTTTACCATCGCACCTAAAGTATCTGTATGCGCAGTTAAAAGACGATGCTTGGTTTCATCTGTTCCTTTTATAGTAGCGATTAACGCACCTTTATTTGTCCGAAGATAATCCACTTGCAGTTGCTTTAAAATATTTTCCATAAAGTCCATAATTTCTGTTGTATAACCAGACGGACTTGGAATTTCTACCAATTGCTTTAATAATGAAACCGTTTCTTTTGCATGAAATATAAATGTCATCGATTTATCCTCCTTCAATTCCTTGCTATTATCTTATCAGAGTATTATATATTTTTTAATACAAAATTTGGTATTTGATTCGCATCTATTGGTTTTGAGTAGTAATAACCTTGAACAGTGTGACAATCATGATTCCTCAAAAACTTAATGACCTCTAAAGTTTCTACTCCCTCTGCAACTACCTCGAGTCCTAAACTGTGACCGATCCTAATTATAGAGGATACAATCATTTCATCTCGGCCTATTAATACTCGATCCATAAGACTGCGGTCAATTTTTAATGTATGAATCGGCAGCTCACTTAAATAACGGAAATTAGAAAAACCTGAACCAAAATCATCCAGTGCTAGCTTAATCCCAAGTTTCTCTAATTCATATAGTAGCTTCAATAAACTATCCATATTTTTCATTAATATATTTTCTGTCATTTCAATTTCCAAATACTCTGGAGGCAACCCCGTTTTCTCTAAAATTGCATGTAGATTTACTAAAAAGTCAGATTGCTCTAGCTCTACAGGACTTATATTGACGGAAATAGTTTGAAAAGGAACCCCTTGTCGAATCCACAATGCACCCTGTCTACAGGCTTCCTCTAATACGTATTTTCCAATTGAAATAATGAGACCAGTTTCTTCCGCGAAAGGTATGAAGTCGTTTGGAGGAATAATTTCTTTGCCTTTTTTATTCCAACGAATCAATGCTTCAAAGCCATGAACAGCTTCACTTTTCAAATTGACTTTAGGCTGATAAACGAGGTAAAACTCATGATTATCTAGACCTGATCGGATATCACTTTCTAAACCTACTTTGTTGACATACCCTTCCATATGTTCTCGCTCGAATAACACAGCATTTCGTTTGCCATACTCCTTTGAAATATTTAGCGCTAAGTCAGCTGCTCGATGCATTTCCTTATAATTGGATCCATGAAGTGGAAAGCAAGCTATACCTATCGAACACGATATATGTATTTCCATTTCTTCAATACTAAATGGCTCTTCTATCATTTGTATTACTAGCTTTGCATTTTCCAACGTTGTAGTATCTTTTTGTTGTTCCGCAATCAGCACAACAAATTCATCCCCACCAATACGATATAACTCTCCTGTATGCTTATAGAAATTCTTAATTCTCGTCGCAACTAACTTTAATAAGGAATCACCGGTAACATGTCCTAAGGAATCATTAATGTTTTTAAATCGGTCCAAATCAATATACACAAAACTAAAAGGCGAGTTATTTTGAATCATTTGTACGATATCTCTCTCTAGGGCAGCGGTGTTATAAGTATTTGTCAAATGGTCACGATACGCAAGCTCTGCGAGTTCAGTTCTCGCGGATTCGAGTTCCGTTATATCATTTCCAATTCCAATCGCACCATTAATTGTCCCATTTTGTTCTAAAGGAGAGATTGTAATATGTACACATCTATCGCCTAACCATTCCTTATAGGAGACTTCCTCACCAATATTAACTTTGTTTAGATTAAATAATAATCGGTCCGTCATCTCTTCTGAAAAATATGTATTTATACTATGAGTAGGACTTAATATTTTTGTTTTAAGAGAATCACTGCATGGTTGAATTGTTTGTAACCCTTTTTTCGCTAAATAATCCGAAGCCACTTTTCCTGTCAATAATGAAAAACCATAATTGTTATGAGTATCTTTTTCCACTTTGAAGACTAAATTGTTAATATGATGTACTACTGTTTCAAAAGATGATATTAGTTTGGATTGTAATAATATTTCCTTTTCTTTTTCCAGTGTAATATCAGTGCGGATACTTAGAAAATAGGTATCATTACCATATGTTTCAACAGGAATTATATATGTTTTTACCCAATAAAATTCACCATTCTTACGTCTATTACATATTTCACCTGTCCATGTATGCCCTTTAAGAATGGTTGACCACATTTCTTTAAAGAAAGATTTAGGATGGGTTTTCGAATTAATAATTTTATGTGTATTTCCTAATAATTCTTCTTTTGAATACCCCGTAATATCAGAAAAGCGATTATTTACAAATAATATTTGACCAGCCTTATTTGTAACTGCTATTATCATTGTTTCGTTCACTGCATAATCCATAAGTTCCATTTTAAAAAAGGCATCGTCTAGCTTCTCTTGAAGTGCAATATCACTTGCCAATGACTCATTGGCAATTGCAGTTTTAACTTTATATATTAGTTCATCAGTGTTCGTGTTAAATACTGACTTCATCCTGCTTCCCCACCCCAATAAAATGATTAATAAGTATCAATATTATATATTATATTAGTAAAATAGTCTCTATTTGTCAATGTGATAACTATACGTAAATATGGATAATTTAAGTCATTTAATTAAGATTTAGAATAAAGCATTTATTTGTTTTCTCTACAATTTTAGCAGTTAAAAAAGCCATCATAACTTAATAAAATTATGATGGAAGAATTTATATTAAATTACTTTAGCAAGCCTCTTACTAACTTCACCTTATTTTTATACGGTGGGAAAACAATATTAATTGGTAAGGTAGTATTTTTCTTCACGATGGATTTTTGATGGGTAAATAAAGTAAAACTTGCTTCTCCATGATAAGATTGAACCCCGGAGTTTCCTACTCCACCAAATGGTAAATACGGACTACCAGCATGAGTAATCGTGTCATTTATACAACCGCCACCAAAAGGTAGCTCTTGAAGGAAAAATGTCTGCGCTTTTTCGTGTTCGCTAAACATATAAGCAGCCAAAGGTTTTGGTAATTGGCGAATTCGATGGATGATGCTCCGTAAATCTTTGTAACCAATTATAGGTAATAATGGTCCAAACAATTCATCTGTCATAGATGGACTATTAAAATCTACCCCATTTAACAGCGTTGGTTCGATAAATAAATCATCTCTATCCGTTTTACCACCAAAAATAATCTGATTACTCTCCGCTTCTAAAATTCGCATAAGTCGATCAAAATGATTGCCATTCACAATTCTTCCAAAGTCAGGACTTTTTTGCAAATTCTTACCATAAAACTGAGCAATAGCTTTCTTCAACTGTTCGATAAACTTATCTTTTACATTTTCTTCAA carries:
- a CDS encoding peptide chain release factor 3, which encodes MDIKLQDEILKRRTFAIISHPDAGKTTITEKLLYFGGAIRDAGTVKGKKSGKFATSDWMEIEKQRGISVTSSVMQFDYNNCRINILDTPGHQDFSEDTYRTLMAVDSAVMIVDAAKGIEAQTLKLFKVCRMRGIPIFTFINKLDRQGKEPLELMEELEEVLGIQSYAMNWPIGMGKEFLGIYDRYNGRIEQFRTEESERFLPLDDEGELAVDHSMKKTSYYTQAIEDIMLLNEAGNDFDKEKVLSGDLTPVFFGSALTNFGVQTFLETYLQFAPTPQPRVTEKEEEINPLNEDFSGFIFKIQANMNPAHRDRIAFVRIVSGRFERGMTVTLARTGKTFKVTQSTQFLADDRETVETAVAGDIIGLYDVGNYQIGDTVVGGKKAFTYEKLPQFTPELFVKVTAKNVLKSKHFHKGILQLVQEGAIQYYKTLHTEEIILGAVGQLQFEVFEHRMNNEYNVEVRMEPIGSKVARWIENEEEVKESMTGPRSMLVRDRYDNYVFLFENEFATRWFQDKYEHIKLYNLL
- a CDS encoding efflux RND transporter permease subunit is translated as MKISDFSIKRPVFTTVIMFLIIILGGVSFFKIPVTLIPDLNPPIAVVVTNYQGASPVEVDEKITKPLEASLSTLPGIKSVNSTSQEGANFILLEFDWSTDMDAIQLDVMQRIDITPLPEGADKPRFLKFDPAQFPVIQLSLNTKNSNNDIQLIAKQLEKELLRTEGVASVNISGSLVEEVQILLDQEKLKSKGLTQTDIVQVIQANNISLPGNPIETDEDKSLTTRIISILTSVEDIKKLVVTVNPLDGTTVTIADVATVDLTKQEQFSETRANDEPAVLLSVFQESNANTANVSTAFQKALDKQLEKETFQDVNANILFDQGDYVKVAINNIGTTLITGGLLAMIILFIFLKGIRSPIIVGVAIPYSVIVTFVLMYFAGFSLNIMTLGALALGIGMLVDNSIVVIENIERHLGLGKTPKEAASIGTKEVAGAITASTLTTIAVFVPVLFLSGLIGQIFTEFALTISFSLIASLVVAITVIPMMASKLLKKPKGDLEAKRRRSKAYNNFERSIKWTLGHRAMILMITGILLIVSVIGLFRVGTEFLPATDEGFVTISINLEKGSSFTATDTVVNKVEEILQKEEDIEVYVSFVGGSQEGQSRGSSSSNTAEISVKLKALEDRKRSVFTFVDEVQPKVVNAVGAAAEINFNVQTASGSSPNVVSFTVSSNNKSVLNAAITNLQQDLESLDGVVKVTNDLSTKMEEVQINVIREKATEYGVAPAQIAQTVNNMTRGVLTSQIIDENDKVLGVYVKYDEMYRSNLEQLKQLQLRTPSGQYIALQEVANVEIAEGPVAIRSVDQASAVSFSVKYESKYSLGEMSDLVDEIIQDQKLPEDIAVSFGGDRELLDNSKNDMILAVLLAVVLVFIVMAAQFESYKYPFVIMFTVPLVVIGIFIGLFTTNLPISISAIIGILILVGIVVNNGIVLVDYINQRKMEGISSYEAIITSVRDRVRPILMTALTTILGLIPLALGIGEGTEINQPMAITVIGGLISSTFLTLYVVPIIYSLFDRETRGKI
- a CDS encoding M42 family metallopeptidase, translated to MTFIFHAKETVSLLKQLVEIPSPSGYTTEIMDFMENILKQLQVDYLRTNKGALIATIKGTDETKHRLLTAHTDTLGAMVKEVKGSGRLKLTMVGGFNWNAVEGEYCTIHTADGKKIRGTILMHQTTVHVYKNASGLPRDEQNIEVRIDEKVLTAEDTRKLGVEVGDFVSFDPRFEETETGFIKSRHLDDKASTALLLQLIKTIQDTNVTLPHTTHFYISNNEEIGYGGNSNVPAETVEYLAVDMGAIGDGQSSDEYTVSICAKDSSGPYHYELTRQLVELAKKENIEYKLDIYPYYGSDASAAIRAGYDVKHALLGPGIEASHAYERTHIDSLENTAKLLYSYVFAKMS
- a CDS encoding sensor domain-containing protein, whose amino-acid sequence is MKSVFNTNTDELIYKVKTAIANESLASDIALQEKLDDAFFKMELMDYAVNETMIIAVTNKAGQILFVNNRFSDITGYSKEELLGNTHKIINSKTHPKSFFKEMWSTILKGHTWTGEICNRRKNGEFYWVKTYIIPVETYGNDTYFLSIRTDITLEKEKEILLQSKLISSFETVVHHINNLVFKVEKDTHNNYGFSLLTGKVASDYLAKKGLQTIQPCSDSLKTKILSPTHSINTYFSEEMTDRLLFNLNKVNIGEEVSYKEWLGDRCVHITISPLEQNGTINGAIGIGNDITELESARTELAELAYRDHLTNTYNTAALERDIVQMIQNNSPFSFVYIDLDRFKNINDSLGHVTGDSLLKLVATRIKNFYKHTGELYRIGGDEFVVLIAEQQKDTTTLENAKLVIQMIEEPFSIEEMEIHISCSIGIACFPLHGSNYKEMHRAADLALNISKEYGKRNAVLFEREHMEGYVNKVGLESDIRSGLDNHEFYLVYQPKVNLKSEAVHGFEALIRWNKKGKEIIPPNDFIPFAEETGLIISIGKYVLEEACRQGALWIRQGVPFQTISVNISPVELEQSDFLVNLHAILEKTGLPPEYLEIEMTENILMKNMDSLLKLLYELEKLGIKLALDDFGSGFSNFRYLSELPIHTLKIDRSLMDRVLIGRDEMIVSSIIRIGHSLGLEVVAEGVETLEVIKFLRNHDCHTVQGYYYSKPIDANQIPNFVLKNI